In one Lolium rigidum isolate FL_2022 chromosome 3, APGP_CSIRO_Lrig_0.1, whole genome shotgun sequence genomic region, the following are encoded:
- the LOC124698852 gene encoding putative H/ACA ribonucleoprotein complex subunit 1-like protein 1, producing MRPPRGGGGFRGRSGDRGGRFGGGGRGRGGGGRFGGGGGFRDEGPPAEVVEVSTFVHACEGDAVTKLTNEKVPYFNAPIYLQNKTQIGKVDEIFGPINESFFSVKMFEGVIATSYNQGDKFFIDPMKLLPLSRFLPQPKGSTTGFSRGGGRGGRGGARGGRGGFRGRGAPRGRGGPPRGGGRGFRGRGRY from the exons ATGAGGCCACCCAGAGGCGGCGGAGGTTTCCGCGGGCGCAGCGGCGACCGCGGTGGCCGCTTCGGTggtggcggccgcggccgcggcggcgggggccgcttcggcggaggtggcggctTCCGCGACGAGGGCCCTCCGGCCGAGGTCGTCG AGGTGTCGACGTTCGTGCACGCGTGCGAGGGCGACGCCGTGACCAAGCTCACGAACGAGAAGGTGCCCTACTTCAACGCGCCCATCTACCTCCAGAACAAGACCCAGATCGGCAAGGTCGACGAGATCTTCGGCCCCATCAACGAATCA TTTTTCTCGGTCAAGATGTTTGAGGGGGTCATTGCAACATCCTACAACCAAGGTGACAAGTTCTTCATTGACCCCATGAAGCTGCTGCCTCTCTCGCGCTTCCTGCCACAGCCAAA GGGCTCGACTACAGGATTTTCTCGAGGTGGTGGCCGTGGTGGAAGAGGTGGTGCTCGTGGTGGCCGTGGTGGATTCCGTGGAAGAGGTGCCCCAAGGGGCCGTGGTGGACCTCCCAGGGGTGGAGGGCGTGGATTCAGAGGACGTGGCAGATATTAG
- the LOC124698853 gene encoding pumilio homolog 12-like gives MGDSHSNQDGSKFGAFADRIPGAALGNADDIGIQYMGAGSSEAGRASLKMRRPLQPSPQFMMYDAAMNNGSNQSAVGFSHSEGLPDEQSLASAFGDMSFNNHTAHSPASPRDFVPVNGYHPLVPASVQDDFRSLEFTAQHVNHKPNGLTVEHQEQAYRFSPRFRDFSNDYGMHNLDSFSSAPYQQSVMSASPVEQQFYMDGQSQMHASQGHQFFGSNIMWQQYGMEAPRYPMMQPHYVYPHVQQVAGSDVRRNRRHLQATARAPTNATSHTEAPNVRRLGIGIDDPYSNASAFHKRNHQLQSTYWNSFPGTLYADSSCGSSNFHQQVDKFSHPYDLNSLSNGFSYHQISDNLSTASYQEKVLMRSDWVNSARSHDFTPSINGYIVRDRRISNTHNNLDIQSNDSSHLDMLNSQFLSLVMKPRELNYNSVDEVAGRIYMLAKDQNGCRFLQQVFAQGTEEDIEKVFSEIIDHIGELMVDPFGNYLVQKLLERCSDDQRMRILCEVTKMPGKLIAVSCNMHGTRAVQKIIETINNPDQVSKVVSALCPGAIHLMLDPNGSHVANRCLQKLLPDSKAFLLDAATLHYLKLATHQQGCCIIQKCIEHSDDEQKYKLLSNITSSALALSDDQFGNYVIQSILNHDIGWATSKIVDELKGHYGYLSMQKCGSHVVENILRRAPQHKRDQIIDELMNDPNLLHIMVDQFGNFVIQTALEHCEGVRYNAFVEAIRPHAAAMQSNMYGKRVLSKTYLKNKQHRVGVL, from the exons ATGGGGGATTCACACAGTAATCAGGATGGTTCCAAGTTCGGAGCTTTTGCTGACAGGATTCCTGGTGCTGCATTGGGTAATGCTGATGACATAGGGATCCAATACATGGGTGCTGGTTCTTCAGAGGCAGGGAGAGCTTCTCTAAAGATGAGAAGGCCGTTACAGCCTTCTCCACAGTTCATGATGTATGATGCTGCAATGAACAACGGAAGCAACCAAAGTGCTGTGGGGTTCTCTCATTCTGAAGGTTTACCCGACGAGCAGTCTTTGGCATCAGCTTTTGGGGACATGAGCTTCAACAATCACACGGCTCACTCTCCCGCAAGTCCCAGAGATTTTGTGCCAGTAAATGGGTACCATCCACTTGTCCCTGCAAGCGTTCAAGATGATTTCAGGTCTCTAGAGTTCACTGCTCAACATGTCAATCACAAGCCAAACGGGCTAACTGTTGAACACCAAGAACAAGCTTATAGATTTTCACCGCGCTTCAGGGATTTTTCAAATGACTATGGTATGCACAACCTTGATAGTTTCTCCAGTGCTCCTTACCAGCAGTCAGTTATGTCTGCTTCACCCGTCGAGCAACAGTTTTATATGGATGGGCAGTCTCAGATGCATGCATCTCAGGGTCACCAGTTTTTTGGTTCAAACATCATGTGGCAGCAGTATGGTATGGAAGCACCAAGATACCCGATGATGCAGCCACATTATGTTTACCCACACGTGCAACAGGTTGCTGGATCAGATGTTCGTCGAAATAGGAGACATCTACAGGCTACAGCTCGTGCTCCTACAAATGCCACATCACATACTGAAGCCCCTAATGTTCGTCGACTGGGAATTGGAATTGATGATCCTTACTCTAATGCTTCtgctttccacaagagaaatcacCAGCTGCAAAGCACATATTGGAACAGTTTTCCTGGGACATTGTATGCTGACAGTTCATGTGGCAGTAGCAACTTCCATCAGCAAGTTGACAAGTTTTCCCATCCATATGACCTGAACTCTTTATCTAATGGTTTCTCATACCATCAGATTTCAGATAATCTCAGCACTGCAAGTTATCAAGAAAAGGTCCTGATGAGGTCTGATTGGGTAAATTCTGCAAGAAGTCACGACTTTACTCCTTCAATAAATGGTTACATTGTTAGGGATCGAAGAATTAGTAATACACATAACAATCTTGATATCCAGAGTAATGATTCCTCCCATCTCGACATGCTGAATTCCCAGTTTCTGTCCTTGGTCATGAAACCACGTGAGCTGAATTATAATTCAGTTGATGAAGTTGCTGGAAGAATCTATATGTTGGCTAAGGATCAGAATGGCTGTCGCTTTCTGCAACAAGTATTTGCTCAAGGCACTGAAGAGGATATTGAAAAAGTATTTTCTGAAATCATTGATCATATTGGTGAACTTATGGTGGATCCATTTGGCAACTATTTAGTGCAGAAGCTGCTTGAGAGGTGCAGTGATGATCAACGGATGCGCATATTATGCGAAGTTACCAAAATGCCTGGGAAGCTTATTGCAGTTTCTTGCAACATGCATGG GACTCGTGCAGTGCAGAAGATCATTGAAACTATAAATAATCCAGATCAAGTTTCGAAGGTTGTTTCCGCACTGTGTCCTGGAGCAATCCATTTGATGCTAGATCCTAATGGCAGTCACGTCGCAAACCGATGCCTACAGAAATTGTTACCTGACTCCAAAGCG TTCCTTCTTGATGCTGCCACATTGCACTATCTTAAACTAGCTACACACCAACAAGGCTGTTGTATCATCCAAAAATGCATTGAACATTCAGATGATGAGCAGAAGTACAAGTTGTTGAGCAATATTACTTCCAGTGCTCTTGCTCTTTCGGACGATCAGTTTGG GAACTATGTTATTCAGTCCATTCTTAACCACGACATTGGATGGGCAACATCCAAAATAGTGGATGAGCTGAAGGGTCACTATGGGTATTTATCGATGCAGAAGTGTGGTAGCCATGTGGTCGAAAACATTCTGAGGCGAGCACCGCAGCACAAGCGTGACCAAATCATTGATGAACTTATGAATGATCCCAATTTGCTGCATATCATGGTTGATCAGTTTGGCAATTTTGTTATTCAAACAGCTCTTGAACATTGCGAG ggtgTGCGATATAATGCCTTCGTCGAAGCTATTAGACCACATGCTGCTGCAATGCAAAGCAACATGTATGGGAAAAGGGTTTTATCAAAAACATACCTCAAGAACAAGCAACACCGAGTTGGAGTTTTGTAG